The Polynucleobacter sp. MWH-UH35A genomic interval TAGTTCAGCAAGGTCGTCACGGGTATGAACTTGATTGTCAGCAAGCTTCGCAATCAGTTCTGTTGTCATTCCCTCTAAGGAGCGCAGGTCTTGTGATACTTCACCAATACGCTCTTCTTTTGCCAACTCCATAGTCAACAAGGAGTCACGAGCGCGAGTACGCAACTCATTCACTGTGTCTTCATCAAATGAATCGATTTCTAACATCTCAGACAATGGCACGTAAGCCACTTCCTCCAATGTATTGAAGCCTTCTTCAATCAAGATATCAGCCACTTCTTGGTCTACGTCCAATTTGTCCATAAACAACTGACGTACAGATGAAGCTTCTTTTTCAGTTTTCTCAGCAGACTCTTCAGGAGTCATGATATTGATCTGCCATCCAGTCAAATCACTTGCCAAACGCACGTTTTGTCCGCTTCGGCCAATCGCAATTGCCAAATTCTCTTCATCAACCACCACGTCCATAGCGTGACGCTCTTCGTCAACCACGATAGAAGACACTTGGGCTGGAGCCAAAGCGCCAATCACAAACTGGGCAGGATCTTCAGACCACAACACGATATCCACCGCTTCGCCTGCTACTTCATTGCGTACCGCGGTAACGCGTGTACCACGTACACCAACGCAAGTACCGATTGGGTCGATACGCTTGTCATAAGTAATTACGGCAATCTTTGCGCGGATACCAGGATCGCGAGCAGCACCTTTGATCTCAAGCAGGCCCTGCTCCATCTCAGGAACTTCGTTCTCAAATAATTTGATTAAAAACTCTGGGCAAGTACGTGAGAGTTCAATTTGTGGGCCGCGCGCTTCGCGATCCACTTTCAAAATGTATGCGCGTACACGATCGCCAGAGCGCAAGTTCTCTTTTGGAATCATTTGATCGCGACGCAGCAATGCTTCTACGCGACCGGATTCAATAATGAGGCCATTTTTGTCAGCACGTTTAACGGTACCGGTCATGACTTTTTCGCCACGCTCAAGGTAGTCGTTCAAAATTTGCTCACGCTCCGCATCACGAATGCGTTGCAAGATCACTTGCTTGGCAGCTTGCGCACCAATACGACCAAAGGCTAAAGATTCGATTTGCTCTTCGATGTAGTCGCCAACTTCCATATCAGCAAGCTGTTCTTGAGCTTCAAATTGCAGAATTTCTTTATCAGGCTCTTGCAAACCGGCTTCGTTAGGCACTACCAACCAACGGCGGAAGGTTTCGTATTCACCAGTCTCGCGATCAATTGAAACGCGGATATCTACATCTTCTGTAGCATAGCGTTTCTTGGTCGCAGAGGCCAAAGCCATCTCCAACGCTTCGAATACGATCGCTTGATCAACGTTCTTTTCACGCGCTAACGCGTCTGCCAACATGAGAACTTCTCGGCTCATGACTTTCTTCCTTTGAAATCAATAACAGGGACCAACCGAGTCTTATCGACCTCGGCTAAAGAGAACTCCAATTGAGAAGGCTGACCATCAGCACCCTCAAATACCAAACCAAACTTTGCGTCTGGTGAATTCAACTCACCACTCAGCAAACCTTGCAACTCACCACGAAAATTCTTGCGATTGCCAACAGCAACACGCAACTTCAAATCTACTTCCATGCCAGCGAAGCGCTCAAAATCAGCAGCAGTTTTCACTGGTCGATCCAATCCTGGGGATGAGATCTCCAAACGCTCATAAGGGATGTTTTCAACTGGCAAGGTATAGCTCAACTGATGACTTACCTTTTCGCAATCCAACACCGTAATCAAACGCTCGTAGTCTGGGTTTTCAATCGTGACGCGCAACAAACCTCCGGCTTCACGCTCGATATCGACTAGCGTGTAACCTAAGTTTTCCAGCTCTGCAGAAATAACCTGCTGATCCTTCACGACACCCCTTCATACCAAAATGGCAAAAAAAAATGGGCTTCAAAGCCCATATTCTCGAAATTCAGAACAGGCCGACTTACGTTGATCGCAACATCAGTCGGTAACAACCAAAACAGCAGAATCCTGCTGTAAGACCAAAATTATAGCCTATTTAGCAGAAAACCGATACAAATCAGAAGCTTTCGCCTGGATTTCGCGGTTTTCTGGGCCCTTTATGGAAGGGTTTTCGCCCTTTTGGTGCACCTCTTTTAGGCCCATTTCCAGGGCTTTGCGGGTTACCTGTAACAAAAGCTGACTGTCCATGGTGAACTTTGGCCCCTTTATTCCGATTTTGGCCCTGGCCACCTTGACCGCCTTGACTTGGTCTACCGCCTTGAGAACGGCCTCGGAATGGCCCACGTCCTTCGCCAGAACTGCCTCCACCACCAGGTTTGCCGCCTCTACCCTGGTGCGTTAGGCCGTTATGGCCACTAGCGAGAGTTAAAGCATCGCGCGAGCCCCAGTAAGAAACTGAGGTTTGCATTGGATCCGGCTGAAAGTCTTCCCCCATAGGACGACGATCGCGATTATTGGCATTGGGGTTGCGACCCTTATCTTGTGGTTGCGGCATTTTTAAGCCAGCAGACTTCATTAAGTTATAGATGCCGCCCGCTTCAATTTCTTCCCATTTACCACGTCGTAAGCGTGGAGGTAGTAAGAAAATGCCATAACGAGTTCGAATTAAGCGGGATACAGTATGACCAACCGCTTCAAACATACGACGCACTTCGCGATTACGCCCCTCAGTTAATGCTACGTGATACCAACGGTTAGCACCATCACCACCACCCATTGCTAGACGTAGAAATTTTGCTTGACCATCATCGAGCGTAATTCCGCTTTTTAATAGTGAGGTATTTTCTTGGCTCAACTCACCCAAAATGCGGACAGCATACTCACGCTCCACTCCGTAACGTGGATGCATTAAACGATTTGCCAACTCACCAGAGGTAGTGAATAACAACAGACCTTCGGTATTAAAGTCCAGACGGCCTACCGCAATCCAACGCCCCTGACGCGGCTTTGGCAGGCGATCAAATACTGTTGGACGACCCTCAGGGTCTGACTGGCTCACGATCTCGCCTGCAGGCTTGTGATACATGATCACGCGTGGCGGCTTAGTCTGAATCTTGCGATGAACTGGCTTGCCATTAATACGCACTTGATCCGCTGGACCAATGCGTTGGCCAATGTGAGCAGGCAAACCATTTACTGATACGCGCCCTTGAATAATCAAGTCTTCCATATCACGACGGGAGCCCATACCAGCGTCGGCCAATACTTTATGCAACTTCACTGTATCTTCGTCGTCAGCATCATCATCTAAACCATCGAGATCTGACCAGACTTCATCACGCAAACTAAGAGGTAATTCATCAACGTTTGCAAACTGCAAACTGCTCACTTCATCTTCAGTTGGCGCATCCGGATCTTCATCTTCACGCGCACGTTGAGCGCGTTGTGCGCGACGCTCTGCACCAGTTTGATGGGAGATCTCACTCTCATTTACACCATCCGGATTTTTAATCTCTTGAACTTCTGGTGCATCTAAGGCTGCATCAAATTCACCAGATACCACCGAAGCAAACAAGGCCTCACTCTCTGCAGGATTGGGGGCTAATTTTGCATTCCCTTGGTTACCGCCTTCACGCGAACCATTGGCATCACCACCCTGGCGACGCGGCCTATCCTTATTAAAGGGGCGCTTCTTGTTAAATGGATGCTTACCACCACCGGCACCTTGGCGACGGGGGCGACGCTCACCACGCTCCCCACCCTCAGAATTTTGACCATCAGTATTTAATGGCGCGTCTGAATTAGAAGGGGTTGGCGATGGATTTACTACCGGGGATGAATCGTTTTCGTTAGAGCTTGTCATTAATTATTTTTTGTTTCGCCTGGATTGTCTTCAGACTCAGGGGTAATTTCTTCTTCAGCAACTTCAGAGCTTGTTTCATCAACAACCATTTCTACTACTTCAATTTCAGTCTCGCTTATCTCGCTTATCTCTTGTGCGTCACCATCAATAATCACCGTCTCAACTGTTGCAGTAGGGTCAAACTCCATTACAGCTTGACCTAATTGTTCGGCAGCCGCCATAGGCGCAGCATCTTCCAAAATTGGCAGGCTCTGTAGGTTGGTAAGGCTGAGATCATCTAAGAATTGCTTGGTGGTGGCATATAAACCTGGACGGCCAACGGTTTCTTTGTGGCCAATCACTTCTACCCAACCACGATCTTCTAATTGCTTCATCACATTACTGCTCACCGCCACGCCACGAATTTCTTCTATCTCGCCACGTGTTACCGGCTGACGATAAGCAATGATGGCCAAGGTTTCCATCACAGCGCGGGAATACTTCGGTGGTTTCTCTGGTGTTAGGCGATCAAGATACTCACGCATCGAGAGACGACTCTGGAAGCGCCACCCAGTTGCGATGTGCACTAACTCCATGCCTTTTTCATCCCATGCACGTTGTAGCTCGATTAAAGCCTCATCAATGTCTGCGATGGTGACATCCTCAACAAATAAGCGAGATAAATCAGCAACGGTGAGTGGCTCCTGTGCGCAAAGGAGTGCAGTTTCAATTACGCGCTTATTGTGATCATCCATAAAATTCGGGCTACCAGGAGCAATCCTGATTAGGCTTTAAAAATGTATTCAGTAATGGGTTTTGGTGCTCTCTAGCGACTACGGACAATCCATCTCATCAGTTCTTATTGGAATATGTCCGCGCTGAAACGAAGTCCTTTTCGTTCACCTTGCGCCCATTATAAGGTAGGCTCAATACAATAGCCACATGCATAAGAATTCCACCAAACCCCCTTTATCCACCCCCAATACCCCGGATTCCATCGAGCGCCGCCAGTTTCTGAGTCTCGGGGGGCTTGGGACCCTTAGTCTTGGTATGGGTAGCTTGGGCCTGAGCGCCTGTAGTCTGATCGGCAGCAAGAGGCCTGTGCTTGGCTTGGTGCTAGGTGCGGGTGCAGCTCGTGGCTTTGCGCATGTAGGCGTCATTAAAGCTCTGGAGGCCCAAGGCATCCGGCCCGATATTGTGGTTGGTAGCAGCGCAGGCAGTGTTATTGCCGCCCTACTGGCATCCGGCGCAACCGGCAATGACCTCAATCGCTTAGCCTTGAACTTGGATGAAGCCACGATTGCCGACTGGGGACTCCCATTTGCAGGGCGTTTTGGCGGTCTCATTAAGGGTGATGCGCTACAGAATATGGTTAACCGAGAGGTGCAAAACAAATCGATTGAACAAATGCGCATCCCCTTGGGAATTGTCGCCACTGAATTACAGTCAGGCAAAGGGGTTTTATTTAGAACTGGCAATACTGGTTTGGCAGTACGCGCATCCTGCAGCGTTCCAGGAGTATTTCAGCCAGCCGTCATTAGCGGCAAAGAATATGTTGATGGCGGATTGGTAGCACCCGTGCCCGTAAGTTACGCAAGACAAATGGGGGCGACACTAGTGATTGCCGTCAACATTTCTTCTGAGCCAGTGCATCAAGATGCTAGTGGAACCTTAGGCGTTCTTCAGCAGACCATCTCGATCATGCAGCGAAGTATTAATCAATATGAATTAAAAAGTGCCGATATTGTGATTCAACCACAACTAAAGCAAATGAGTGGTGGTGATTTCAAATCTAGAAATGCAGCCATACTCGCCGGTGAAGTAGCGGCCCAAGAACAAATAGGATTGATTAAAGAGAAACTGAAGGGCTAGCAACCATGAGGCTGCAGAGCAATTACTTAAAGGCTGCGTGACTTACGTTTAAGATTTTTGACTTCATTCAGAAGTTCTTGACGCTCTGCATCATCGAGATTATCGCTACCATCTAAGCGACGTGCGCCATCGAAACGCTTATCCCAATAAAGGCTTCCAAGATCATCCACTCGAACATTAGCACCCTTTGATGGCGAGTGAATAAATTTGTTGTCACCAACATAAATACCAACATGAGAAAAAGTGAGGCGCATCGTATTAAAAAATACGAGGTCACCTGGTTGCAGTTCTTCGCGGGTAATCGGTTTTCCAACGCGACTCATTTGGGTAGATTTGCGTGGCAATAAAAATCCAAGCTTGTCTTTAAAAACATAACCAACAAAACTACTGCCATCCAATCCTGATTGTGGCAATTCAGTATCCCAGCGATAACGCACGCCAATCACTTCCATAGCGCGGTTAATAAGCTCTTCTGATTTCCCGGTTACAGTGTCGGCCAAGCGATCAGAAACGCGGGCAATATAAGATCGTCCAGCCTGGAACATGCTCTCCTTGGGAACCGCAGCATCGGACGACGCTTCAGCAACCGGATCTGCCGCATAGGCTGACACAGCGATGAATGCGCCAAAACTGAGGCCCAGTACTTTTGTAAGCAGTGCTTTTTTCAATGACATCTGACCAGTTTAGCAAAGAACCCTTAATTAACCAAGTCTTCAATATAAACATAAGTCATTGTTTATAAAGATAATTTTGCATTAAATCCGGGCAGATGCACCAATTTAGACCATTTGAGCGAGGTTTTCACCCCTCTCTTGCGACCTCTTAGGTCAGCTCGGCGGCCGCAAAAAGCTCTTTGGTATAAGTCTGGCGAGGATGCTTGATCAAGGCTTCGGTATCACCAAATTCGATCACTTTGCCACCCTTCAGCACCATGACCTCATGCGACATCGCCCGAATCACGGCTAAGTCATGGCTAATCATAAGGTAGGCCAAGTTGTACTTCTTCTGCAACTCCGTGAGGAGTGCAAGCACCTGTTTTTGAATTGAGACATCCAATGCGGAGGTGGGCTCATCCAAGACCAAAATTTGCGGACGCAAAATGAGTGCGCGAGCAATTGCAATCCGCTGACGCTGACCTCCAGAAAACTCGTGCGGATAACGCAATAGTGCGGAGCGATCCAAGCCAACTTCTTTAAGCATGTCTACTACGCGTGTTTCACGCTCTGCAGCAGAAAGTTTAGGAAAGTGAACATCCAAACCCTCAGAAACAATTTGCAGGACATTCATGCGCGGCGATAGGGAACCAAATGGATCTTGAAAGATCACCTGCAAACTGGAGCGCATTGCTCGCCTCTCAGCTGGCTTGAGTTTTTGCCAGTCACTTCCAA includes:
- a CDS encoding C40 family peptidase; translation: MSLKKALLTKVLGLSFGAFIAVSAYAADPVAEASSDAAVPKESMFQAGRSYIARVSDRLADTVTGKSEELINRAMEVIGVRYRWDTELPQSGLDGSSFVGYVFKDKLGFLLPRKSTQMSRVGKPITREELQPGDLVFFNTMRLTFSHVGIYVGDNKFIHSPSKGANVRVDDLGSLYWDKRFDGARRLDGSDNLDDAERQELLNEVKNLKRKSRSL
- a CDS encoding patatin-like phospholipase family protein; this translates as MGSLGLSACSLIGSKRPVLGLVLGAGAARGFAHVGVIKALEAQGIRPDIVVGSSAGSVIAALLASGATGNDLNRLALNLDEATIADWGLPFAGRFGGLIKGDALQNMVNREVQNKSIEQMRIPLGIVATELQSGKGVLFRTGNTGLAVRASCSVPGVFQPAVISGKEYVDGGLVAPVPVSYARQMGATLVIAVNISSEPVHQDASGTLGVLQQTISIMQRSINQYELKSADIVIQPQLKQMSGGDFKSRNAAILAGEVAAQEQIGLIKEKLKG
- a CDS encoding pseudouridine synthase, whose amino-acid sequence is MTSSNENDSSPVVNPSPTPSNSDAPLNTDGQNSEGGERGERRPRRQGAGGGKHPFNKKRPFNKDRPRRQGGDANGSREGGNQGNAKLAPNPAESEALFASVVSGEFDAALDAPEVQEIKNPDGVNESEISHQTGAERRAQRAQRAREDEDPDAPTEDEVSSLQFANVDELPLSLRDEVWSDLDGLDDDADDEDTVKLHKVLADAGMGSRRDMEDLIIQGRVSVNGLPAHIGQRIGPADQVRINGKPVHRKIQTKPPRVIMYHKPAGEIVSQSDPEGRPTVFDRLPKPRQGRWIAVGRLDFNTEGLLLFTTSGELANRLMHPRYGVEREYAVRILGELSQENTSLLKSGITLDDGQAKFLRLAMGGGDGANRWYHVALTEGRNREVRRMFEAVGHTVSRLIRTRYGIFLLPPRLRRGKWEEIEAGGIYNLMKSAGLKMPQPQDKGRNPNANNRDRRPMGEDFQPDPMQTSVSYWGSRDALTLASGHNGLTHQGRGGKPGGGGSSGEGRGPFRGRSQGGRPSQGGQGGQGQNRNKGAKVHHGQSAFVTGNPQSPGNGPKRGAPKGRKPFHKGPRKPRNPGESF
- the rimP gene encoding ribosome maturation factor RimP, whose product is MKDQQVISAELENLGYTLVDIEREAGGLLRVTIENPDYERLITVLDCEKVSHQLSYTLPVENIPYERLEISSPGLDRPVKTAADFERFAGMEVDLKLRVAVGNRKNFRGELQGLLSGELNSPDAKFGLVFEGADGQPSQLEFSLAEVDKTRLVPVIDFKGRKS
- the nusA gene encoding transcription termination factor NusA, with product MSREVLMLADALAREKNVDQAIVFEALEMALASATKKRYATEDVDIRVSIDRETGEYETFRRWLVVPNEAGLQEPDKEILQFEAQEQLADMEVGDYIEEQIESLAFGRIGAQAAKQVILQRIRDAEREQILNDYLERGEKVMTGTVKRADKNGLIIESGRVEALLRRDQMIPKENLRSGDRVRAYILKVDREARGPQIELSRTCPEFLIKLFENEVPEMEQGLLEIKGAARDPGIRAKIAVITYDKRIDPIGTCVGVRGTRVTAVRNEVAGEAVDIVLWSEDPAQFVIGALAPAQVSSIVVDEERHAMDVVVDEENLAIAIGRSGQNVRLASDLTGWQINIMTPEESAEKTEKEASSVRQLFMDKLDVDQEVADILIEEGFNTLEEVAYVPLSEMLEIDSFDEDTVNELRTRARDSLLTMELAKEERIGEVSQDLRSLEGMTTELIAKLADNQVHTRDDLAELAVDELVEATQIDEETAKTLIMKAREHWFTS
- the scpB gene encoding SMC-Scp complex subunit ScpB — its product is MDDHNKRVIETALLCAQEPLTVADLSRLFVEDVTIADIDEALIELQRAWDEKGMELVHIATGWRFQSRLSMREYLDRLTPEKPPKYSRAVMETLAIIAYRQPVTRGEIEEIRGVAVSSNVMKQLEDRGWVEVIGHKETVGRPGLYATTKQFLDDLSLTNLQSLPILEDAAPMAAAEQLGQAVMEFDPTATVETVIIDGDAQEISEISETEIEVVEMVVDETSSEVAEEEITPESEDNPGETKNN